gtgtgtgagtgcccatgcatgtgtgtgcatatgcacatgtagaGGCGAGAAATTAACATCATTGTTGCCCTCAATTGCTCTtccccttattttttgagacagggtctctcatagaGACCTAGGCTCGAGATTTGGATAGAGGGGGTGGTGAGTAGgtccccagggatctgcctgtctccatgctTCCCCCTCCACTGGGTGCTGTGGTCACTGatgcatgccatcatgcctggcttctaaCACAGCTgatggggatctaaactcaggtcctaacatttgtgtggcaaacactattgactgagccacctcctattgactgagccacctcccagcctCATCTTCAGTTTAACACATTCACTGGTGGTCAGTAAACCGTCTTTGCTTAAATCCTGGCAGACATCTCTTGCATTATTTTCAAACCAGACTAAAGCACCTTGCAAAATAGTTTGGAAGACCAAGTGATCAGCTTCATCAGGGGAACCATTTCTTTTCTAAGTTCACAGTTAGTGACTAGTTCATAGTTATGTTGTATCATGTaacacagaagtgtgtgtgtgtgtgtgtgtgtgtgtgtgtgtgtgtgtgtgtgtgtgtgagtgtgtctataCGCTGAGCAGAGCCTCACTCTGTAACCCTTGAgctccttatgtagcccaggctggcctcaaactcaatcatcctacctcagcctctaaagtgctgggattacagatgtgagctcttGTCTTCCAGcattgtatgtgtacatgtgtggaggtcagaagacaacttttggaagttggtTGTCTCCTACCACCATGTaggtaccagggattgaactcgggtcacctgacttggcagcaagagcctcttctcactgagccatcttcccatccctatCCCAGAatttgtgtgtgctggggaagggaagcagtgctggggaccaaattcaGACATGCAAAGCACATGCTGGACCcatgagctacatccccagtgaTGCCACATGATTATGCACAACTTGAATGCTTGCCCGGAACTCAGAAAAGGGGTTTAGCCCAGAAGCCCCCTTGGGTACCCCCTCTGCCGATATGTCTTACGCTGCATGTAGGAGGAGACCTACCATCAGCCCCAATCTTCCCATCTCCATCGTTGTCCGCTGCAGCCATCAAGGACTTGGTCTCTGACTCAGTCAGCTCTCTAGCATCACTCTGGAACTTCTGAAGGAAAAACCTACAGCACCACAAAAGGCTGGTGGCAAGTTCCTGAGAGACCTTGtcctctttgctcatccctccctccctccctccttccctccctccttcttcccctctttcaAGTCCATGTATCTGACAGCCACAAACATCAGTCAAAGCCTAGATGGCTGGGCTCTCCTTTGCCATAGAAACCAATGCCAGGAGTCTATGTTTAAGGGTTTTGTTAAGTTTCATTTGCCATAGGAAATCCCTTGAATAAATCATTCTTTGTATCTAGTCCTCAGTGCTACATTTAGTGCCCCATGCGGGTAGAAGTGTGGCCAATTTACATTCTTTCATGAAAGACAGATGAATATCCAGTGCCAGAGCTGGCCATGGAGAAAGTACTGAGCACAAAGGGGGTTCTGCGCACCCCTGCCCCATCCATCCACGTTGAATCACTCAGTGCACGCTTACTTGAGCTCATCTTCATCCAAGTATCCACTTTGGTCATTGTCTATGAACCGGAAGACATCCTTCACTTGGCTGGCAGACATCTTGGAGAGGCCTGATGTCTGGAAGAACTTTTGTGGTTCGAAAGTGTCTGGGTCTAAGGAACAGACAGGTTATCCTGACTCTCAGTGGGTCACATTCTGGATTTGTGCCTGGGTGACAAAAGTGTAGGCTATTAAACTACTTCCCTATCGTTACTCAGCTACATGGATACTTGACTTTCCCGGGACTCAGAGAGCCAAGACTAggtggtctgtgatgtcaccttgtccccccacccccagttgcCATCTCTACTTGATTTTGCACACTTCTCCTGGCTCTGCTCTGTGCCGTCCCCTATCTTTCCTCACGCAACAAACTGCACACAAGTCCACAGTGCCATGGGTGTGATTGGTGGAAAACAGAGAGTTCAAACAGGCTCGAGAGAATAAGTATGCTGACTTACTCTTGTTTGACTAACTCAGGCTGACCCTAGTATTGAGCTGCAGCCCCCATCCTTTCTGCTGAggtattttggtttgtttgtttgttccttttttttttcctgtttttcagttcttcgaattgaactcagggccttgtgcatgcaaagcaagtgctctaccactgagctacattcctggcCCCCAATGACTTTTCCCACCACTCCGTTTAGTAAATCTTAAGTAAACATAACCACATACTCAGGTCTTGAAATTCCTATGGTGTTAGGAATTCCTATGGGCTAACTTACAGCAGTTCCACTAACAGATTCTGCAACTCTTTCAGTGTTCTCGTCTTTACTGCTTTGATGGAGGTGGGAATCCATGCCTGCCTTGTGTCTCCCTTTAACTTTATTAGtacttttatttgtttgcctgtttttgaaacagagattcatagtcctggctggcctcaagctccctATGTAGCCAGGAATGAtctagaactcctgatcctcctgcctccaactccccaGAGTGAAGAATACGGGTATATATCACCTTCAGCTGTCTTTGCGATGCTGGGGACGGAACCCAGGCCTTCATACTGGGTGCTAGGCAGGCACCCTGTCAACTGAGCTGCAGCCGCTGGCAGTCCGGTCTGCCCTAGAATCTGatttcctcctgcttcagccctcCAAGTGCCACCACCATGCCCCGACCCTCCAGTCCCCCTTCACCTTGGCATTCCTGCAGGGCTGCCGCGATGTCGTCAGCACTGAGCACATCTGTGATGCTCATTTTCCACCTGGTCACACAGAATAAACAAGATGTGAGTAGTGGCAGCAGAGAGAAAGGACATGTGGGAAGAACACACATTCTCTGCCACTGAGTGtatttctagaattttaaaatgtgacaaGCACCTCTTAAGTGATAGAACAGAATACCAAGTCAAATCCAGATACAGAAAATACCCCCCAACACTCTTGTCTCCGTGATTTCTCCTGAACTCACTCCAAAATTgatgttaaaaaggaaaaaaaaaaaccagaccaAGCTGGGTTTGGTgtgctcacctgtaatcccagcactcaggaggtaggaggatcaagaattAAAGGGCATCCTTGGCTACCTAATGGACTCCAACGCAGCCTGAGGTACATGGCCAGGTCTTTAAATAATCTAAAGCTAagtaaaagttattttctttttctgatttttcgagacagggtttctctgtgtagcttttggcactcgctcttgtagaccaggctggcctcgaactcacagagatctgcctgcctctgcctcccaagtgctgggattaaaggtgtgtgccaccaccacccggctaaaagttattttcttaagGGCCAATCTTCTTGTAAACATTATACTTACCTAGTCAATCAGCACAGGCAGCTatgagatatttaaaaattaaacatgttaTAAACACAACAGCTTTGCCGTGCATCAGCC
This genomic stretch from Cricetulus griseus strain 17A/GY chromosome 4, alternate assembly CriGri-PICRH-1.0, whole genome shotgun sequence harbors:
- the Ocm2 gene encoding putative oncomodulin-2, whose amino-acid sequence is MSITDVLSADDIAAALQECQDPDTFEPQKFFQTSGLSKMSASQVKDVFRFIDNDQSGYLDEDELKFFLQKFQSDARELTESETKSLMAAADNDGDGKIGADEFQEMVHS